In the Phaseolus vulgaris cultivar G19833 chromosome 7, P. vulgaris v2.0, whole genome shotgun sequence genome, one interval contains:
- the LOC137828074 gene encoding ATP synthase subunit beta, mitochondrial, with amino-acid sequence MASRRLVSSLLRSSLRRSQSKPSISASASRLSSSNRASPHGFLLHRVAEFATAAAAAAAPPSAPPAKKEVGGGGKITDEFTGKGAIGQVCQVIGAVVDVRFDEGLPPILTALEVLDHSSRLVLEVAQHLGEGVVRTIAMDATEGVVRGWRVLNTGSPITVPVGRATLGRIINVIGEPIDQKGDLTTEHYLPIHREAPAFVEQETEQQILVTGIKVVDLLAPYQRGGKIGLFGGAGVGKTVLIMELINNVAKAHGGFSVFAGVGERTREGNDLYREMIESGVIKLGEKQSESKCALVYGQMNEPPGARARVGLTGLTVAEHFRDAEGQDVLLFVDNIFRFTQANSEVSALLGRIPSAVGYQPTLSTDLGGLQERITTTKKGSITSVQAIYVPADDLTDPAPATTFAHLDATTVLSRQISELGIYPAVDPLDSTSRMLSPLILGTDHYETARDVQKVLQNYKNLQDIIAILGMDELSEDDKLTVARARKIQRFLSQPFHVAEVFTGAPGKYVELKENITSFQGVLDGKYDDLSEQSFYMVGGIEEVIAKAEKIAKESAAS; translated from the exons ATGGCTTCACGCAGGCTCGTTTCGTCTCTGCTTCGATCTTCCCTCCGCAGATCTCAATCCAAACCTTCAATTTCTGCATCGGCATCAAGGCTCTCTTCCTCCAACCGTGCCTCGCCGCACGGATTCTTGCTGCACCGCGTCGCGGAGTTCGCCACTGCGGCTGCCGCTGCTGCCGCTCCTCCTTCTGCGCCTCCGGCGAAGAAGGAGGTTGGTGGCGGTGGGAAGATCACCGACGAGTTCACCGGGAAGGGCGCGATCGGGCAGGTTTGCCAGGTTATTGGTGCCGTCGTTGATGTCAGATTTGATGAGGGTTTGCCTCCGATCCTGACTGCGCTCGAAGTTCTGGACCACTCCTCCAGGCTGGTGTTGGAAGTCGCTCAGCATTTGGGCGAGGGCGTTGTCCGAACCATTGCTATGGATGCCACTGAAGGGGTCGTTCGAGGGTGGCGCGTCCTCAACACTGGCTCCCCCATCACT GTTCCTGTTGGTAGGGCTACCCTTGGCCGTATCATTAATGTCATCGGTGAGCCTATTGACCAGAAGGGTGACCTCA CAACCGAGCACTATTTGCCTATTCATAGAGAAGCTCCTGCTTTTGTTGAGCAAGAAACTGAGCAGCAGATTCTTGTTACTGGAATCAAG GTTGTTGACTTGCTTGCACCATATCAAAGAGGAGGAAAGATTGGGTTGTTTGGTGGTGCTGGTGTAGGAAAGACTGTGCTTATCATGGAACTTATTAACAATGTTGCAAAAGCTCATG GTGGTTTCTCTGTGTTTGCTGGTGTTGGGGAAAGAACCCGTGAGGGCAATGACTTGTATAGAGAAATGATCGAGAGTGGTGTCATCAAGCTTGGTGAAAAGCAG AGTGAAAGCAAATGTGCTCTTGTGTACGGTCAAATGAATGAGCCCCCTGGTGCTCGTGCTCGTGTTGGTCTTACTGGGCTTACTGTGGCTGAACACTTCCGTGATGCTGAAGGGCAAGATGTGCTTCTTTTTGTAGACAACATTTTCCGTTTTACCCAA GCTAACTCAGAGGTGTCTGCTTTGCTTGGTCGTATCCCATCTGCTGTCGGTTACCAACCAACCTTGTCTACTGATCTTGGAGGTCTTCAAGAGCGTATTACAACAACCAAAAAGGGTTCAATTACCTCTGTCCAAGCTATCTATGTGCCTGCTGATGACTTGACAGATCCTGCTCCTGCTACAACCTTTGCTCATTTGGATGCCACAACAGTGTTGTCACGACAG ATATCCGAGCTTGGTATCTATCCTGCTGTTGACCCCTTGGATTCTACATCTCGTATGCTTTCACCACTTATTTTGGGTACGGATCACTATGAAACTGCTCGTGATGTCCAGAAGGTTCTTCAGAACTACAAGAATCTTCAAGATATCATTGCTATTTTGGGAATGGACGAGCTTAGTGAAGATGATAAATTGACTGTTGCCCGTGCCCGTAAGATTCAGCGATTCTTAAGCCAGCCTTTCCATGTTGCTGAAGTTTTCACTGGTGCCCCAGGAAAATATGTGGAATTGAAGGAGAACATTACCAGCTTCCAG GGTGTGTTGGATGGCAAGTACGATGATCTCTCAGAGCAATCGTTTTACATGGTTGGTGGCATTGAAGAGGTCATTGCCAAGGCCGAGAAAATTGCTAAGGAGTCAGCAGCGTCTTAG
- the LOC137828088 gene encoding protein DETOXIFICATION 12-like: MEDNLLAKGSEKQKVTWDGFGEEMKKIFWIAGPMAIVTVSQSLLQVVSLMMVGHLADELYLSGAALAISLAAVTGFSVITGMASGLETICGQAYGAQQYKKFGVQTYSAIFSLTIVCLPLTFIWINMEKILVSIGQDPLIAHEAGKFLIWLLPALFAYAIMGPIVRYFQMQSLTLPMLGISCVTLCIHIPLCWALVFKTALNNIGGALAMSISLWLNVIFLGLYMRYSPACAKTRAPITMELFQGIWEFLRFAIPSAVMICMEWWSFELLILLSGLLPNPQLETSVLSVCLNTISTLFAIPLGISAAASTRISNELGAGNPHAARVAMLGAISFAIMEATVVSGTLFFCRRVFGYVFSNEKEVVDYVTAMAPLVCISVILDSVQGVLSGVARGCGWQHIGVYVNLGAFYLCGIPVAASLAFLAKMRGKGLWIGVQVGAFVQCILLSTITSCIDWEQQAMKAKKRLFNSEISADNGLV; the protein is encoded by the exons ATGGAAGATAACTTGTTAGCAAAAGGAAGTGAGAAGCAGAAAGTTACATGGGATGGTTTTGGTGAAGAAATGAAAAAGATCTTTTGGATAGCAGGACCTATGGCGATTGTGACTGTTTCCCAGAGTTTGTTGCAGGTTGTGTCACTCATGATGGTTGGTCACCTAGCTGATGAGCTCTATCTCTCCGGCGCCGCCTTAGCCATCTCTCTTGCCGCCGTTACTGGTTTCAGTGTTATT ACGGGGATGGCTAGTGGACTGGAAACTATTTGTGGACAGGCATATGGCGCTCAGCAATATAAAAAGTTTGGAGTGCAAACATACTCTGCCATATTCTCTCTCACAATCGTTTGTCTTCCCCTGACTTTCATCTGGATCAACATGGAAAAGATACTGGTTTCCATCGGCCAGGACCCTCTAATTGCACATGAAGCAGGAAAATTCTTAATTTGGCTTCTTCCTGCACTTTTTGCATATGCAATTATGGGACCGATAGTTCGATATTTTCAAATGCAAAGTCTGACTCTTCCAATGCTTGGAATTTCTTGTGTCACTCTATGTATCCACATACCTCTTTGTTGGGCTTTGGTGTTCAAGACTGCACTGAATAACATTGGGGGAGCATTGGCAATGAGCATATCATTATGGTTAAATGTGATTTTTCTTGGATTGTATATGAGATACTCTCCTGCATGTGCAAAAACGCGTGCACCCATAACTATGGAGCTGTTCCAAGGAATTTGGGAGTTCCTTCGCTTTGCGATCCCTTCTGCAGTGATGATTTG CATGGAATGGTGGTCGTTTGAGCTGCTTATCTTGCTGTCTGGGCTGTTGCCAAATCCACAACTTGAAACTTCAGTTCTATCTGTTTG TCTCAACACTATTTCCACTCTCTTTGCAATACCTTTGGGAATCTCTGCTGCAGCTAG CACAAGGATTTCAAATGAATTAGGAGCAGGTAATCCACATGCTGCCCGTGTTGCTATGTTGGGTGCAATCTCTTTTGCAATCATGGAGGCAACTGTAGTTAGCGGAACCCTCTTTTTCTGTCGCCGTGTTTTTGGTTATGTTTTCAGCAATGAGAAGGAAGTTGTTGATTATGTCACTGCCATGGCTCCTCTGGTTTGCATATCTGTTATACTGGACAGCGTACAAGGTGTTCTCTCAG GGGTTGCTAGAGGTTGTGGATGGCAACATATAGGGGTTTATGTGAATCTTGGGGCATTCTACCTCTGTGGGATTCCTGTTGCTGCCTCGCTCGCATTTTTGGCTAAAATGAGAGGCAAAGGACTCTGGATTGGTGTACAAGTCGGTGCTTTTGTTCAATGTATTCTACTTTCTACCATAACAAGTTGCATAGATTGGGAACAACAG GCTATGAAGGCAAAGAAGAGATTATTCAATAGTGAAATATCAGCAGACAATGGACTGGTATGA
- the LOC137828092 gene encoding fruit protein pKIWI502: MSLFISPSPSLTLHPHAHFSPSMSILRRFHLNLRSRRRLATVSAAVRQDTTVWTPAPLSEVEHAAESLFHIAIDVSDAPDLAASHTLAGQYLQLRLPDASKPSFLAIASPPKLAAKHGVFEFLVKSVAGSTAEALCALKRGDVVELSQVMGNGFNIDRIEPPEKYGTVIVFATGSGISPIRSLIESGFDAGNRSDVRLYYGARNLQRMAYQDRFKDWESSGVKIFPVLSQPDDGWTGESGYVQAAFSKAKQISNPLATGAVLCGQKQMTEEVTSILVADGVSADKILKNF, from the exons ATGTCACTCTTTATCTCACCGTCACCCTCGCTTACCCTCCACCCCCATGCGCACTTTAGCCCCTCCATGTCCATCCTACGCCGCTTCCATCTAAACCTTCGCTCCCGCCGCCGCCTCGCCACCGTTTCCGCTGCCGTCCGTCAGGACACTACCGTCTGGACCCCGGCCCCACTCTCCGAGGTCGAGCACGCCGCCGAGTCGCTCTTCCACATCGCCATCGACGTGTCTGACGCGCCTGACCTCGCCGCGTCCCACACGCTCGCCGGGCAGTACCTCCAGCTCCGCCTACCCGACGCGTCCAAGCCCTCGTTCCTCGCCATTGCATCGCCGCCGAAGCTGGCCGCGAAGCATGGCGTGTTCGAGTTCCTCGTGAAGAGCGTGGCAGGGTCCACCGCGGAAGCGCTGTGCGCGTTGAAGAGAGGCGATGTGGTTGAACTCAGCCAAGTCATGGGAAACGGATTCAACATCGATCGGATCGAGCCGCCCGAGAAATATGGAACCGTTATCGTCTTCGCCACTGGATCTGGAATTAG TCCAATTCGGTCTCTTATTGAGTCAGGGTTTGATGCGGGGAATAGGTCTGATGTAAGACTATATTATGGGGCCAGGAACCTACAGAGAATGGCTTATCAG GATAGATTTAAAGACTGGGAATCTTCTGGTGTGAAGATTTTTCCTGTATTGTCTCAACCTGATGATGGTTGGACTGGGGAAAGTGGCTATGTTCAG GCTGCATTTTCAAAAGCAAAGCAGATATCTAACCCTCTGGCGACCGGTGCTGTACTTTGTGGGCAGAAACAGATGACCGAG